One Micromonospora sp. WMMD812 genomic window carries:
- a CDS encoding bifunctional 3,4-dihydroxy-2-butanone-4-phosphate synthase/GTP cyclohydrolase II, which translates to MSFGTIEQALADIAAGRPVVVVDDADRENEGDLIFAAELATPELLAFMVRYTSGYVCVPLTESEADRLDLPPMHHTNQDRRGTAYTVTVDAREGVSTGISAADRAHTIRLLADATTGPTDLARPGHVVPLRAREGGVLRRPGHTEAAVDLTRLAGLRPAGVLCELINDDGTMMRLPDLEKFCAEHSLTLITIADLVAYRRRTEKQVELVADTRMPTEHGVFRALGYRSAHDSSEHVAMVYGDVGDGQDVLVRVHSECLTGDVFGSLRCDCGPQLDAALARVAREGRGVVLYMRGHEGRGIGLLHKLQAYQLQDLGRDTVDANLDLGLPADARDYGTGAQILYDLGVRSMRLLTNNPAKRAGLEGYGLTITGREGLPVRPHPENVRYLRTKRDRMGHLLDELDEVTEAPAGRLPAGDEIGA; encoded by the coding sequence ATGAGCTTTGGCACCATCGAGCAGGCGCTGGCGGACATCGCCGCCGGCCGGCCGGTGGTCGTCGTCGACGACGCCGACCGGGAGAACGAGGGCGACCTGATCTTCGCCGCCGAACTGGCGACGCCGGAGCTGCTCGCGTTCATGGTCCGCTACACGTCCGGGTACGTCTGCGTCCCGCTCACCGAGAGCGAGGCCGACCGGCTCGACCTGCCGCCGATGCACCACACCAACCAGGACCGGCGGGGGACCGCGTACACGGTGACCGTCGACGCCCGCGAGGGGGTCAGCACCGGCATCTCGGCCGCCGACCGGGCGCACACCATCCGCCTGCTCGCCGACGCGACCACCGGGCCGACCGACCTGGCCCGGCCCGGACACGTGGTGCCGCTGCGCGCCCGCGAGGGCGGCGTGCTGCGCCGCCCCGGGCACACCGAGGCGGCCGTCGACCTCACCCGGCTGGCCGGCCTGCGCCCGGCCGGCGTGCTCTGCGAGCTGATCAACGACGACGGCACCATGATGCGGCTGCCCGACCTGGAGAAGTTCTGCGCCGAGCACTCGCTGACGCTGATCACCATCGCCGATTTGGTCGCCTACCGGCGGCGGACCGAGAAGCAGGTCGAGCTGGTCGCCGACACCCGGATGCCCACCGAGCACGGGGTGTTCCGGGCGCTGGGCTACCGCAGCGCGCACGACTCGTCCGAGCACGTCGCGATGGTGTACGGCGACGTCGGCGACGGCCAGGACGTGCTGGTCCGGGTGCACTCCGAGTGCCTGACCGGGGACGTCTTCGGCTCGCTGCGCTGCGACTGCGGCCCACAGCTCGACGCCGCCCTGGCCCGGGTGGCCCGGGAGGGGCGCGGCGTGGTGCTCTACATGCGCGGGCACGAGGGGCGCGGCATCGGGCTGCTGCACAAGCTGCAGGCGTACCAGTTGCAGGACCTGGGCCGCGACACCGTGGACGCCAACCTGGACCTCGGCCTGCCGGCCGACGCCCGGGACTACGGCACCGGCGCGCAGATCCTCTATGACCTCGGGGTGCGGTCGATGCGGCTGCTCACCAACAATCCGGCGAAGCGGGCCGGGTTGGAGGGGTACGGCCTGACCATCACCGGCCGCGAGGGCCTGCCGGTGCGCCCGCACCCGGAGAACGTCCGGTACCTGCGTACGAAGCGGGACCGGATGGGACATCTGCTCGACGAGTTGGACGAGGTCACCGAGGCGCCGGCCGGCCGGCTGCCCGCGGGTGACGAGATCGGAGCGTAG
- the pnuC gene encoding nicotinamide riboside transporter PnuC, which yields MGPLHWLLDAQVSIAGSPVLVREIVGNVFGLASALLGLRRVVWAWPVGMVGNVLLFTVFLGAAFATPQAHDLYGQAGRQVFFFAVSVYGWWRWSRTRKLGEVADRGAVAPRWATGRERLALLAALALGTAAAYPALAALGSWGPLPDAWILTGSLLATYGMARGWVEFWLIWIAVDAVGVPLLLRGGFYPSAAMYLVYGAFCVWGFVSWWRTSRVLRPARVPIPPTYTEAVA from the coding sequence ATGGGCCCGCTGCACTGGCTGCTCGACGCGCAGGTGAGCATCGCCGGCTCGCCGGTGCTGGTCCGGGAGATCGTCGGCAACGTCTTCGGGCTCGCCTCCGCGCTGCTCGGCCTGCGCCGCGTGGTGTGGGCCTGGCCGGTCGGCATGGTGGGCAACGTGCTGCTGTTCACCGTGTTCCTCGGCGCGGCGTTCGCCACCCCGCAGGCACACGACCTGTACGGCCAGGCCGGCCGGCAGGTGTTCTTCTTCGCCGTCAGCGTGTACGGCTGGTGGCGCTGGTCGCGGACCCGCAAGCTCGGCGAGGTGGCGGACCGGGGCGCGGTGGCGCCACGCTGGGCCACCGGCCGCGAGCGGCTGGCCCTACTGGCTGCCCTCGCGCTCGGCACCGCCGCGGCGTACCCGGCGCTCGCCGCGCTCGGCTCCTGGGGTCCGCTGCCGGACGCCTGGATCCTCACCGGCAGCCTGCTCGCCACGTACGGCATGGCCCGTGGCTGGGTCGAGTTCTGGCTGATCTGGATCGCCGTGGACGCGGTGGGCGTGCCGTTGCTGTTGCGCGGCGGGTTCTACCCGTCCGCCGCCATGTACCTCGTCTACGGCGCATTCTGCGTCTGGGGCTTCGTCAGCTGGTGGCGCACGTCGCGCGTGCTCCGGCCGGCCCGCGTCCCGATCCCGCCGACCTACACGGAGGCAGTGGCATGA
- a CDS encoding riboflavin synthase, translating to MFTGIVEELGEVVRVTATAGDSALVAVRGPLVTADARHGDSIAVNGVCLTVVDVSDGVFTADVMGETLRRSALGALRPGAPVNLERAATLGSRLGGHLVQGHVDGVGEVLSREPAEQWETVRFRLPADLARYVVEKGSITVDGVSLTVAGVGADWFAVGLIPTTLKLTTLGARGVGDPVNLEVDVLAKYVERLLGDRTAEGPVGAGAVAPGGPLAAAGPAEAGGPDGVAPAGEVA from the coding sequence ATGTTCACCGGCATCGTCGAGGAGCTGGGCGAGGTCGTTCGTGTGACGGCGACCGCGGGAGACTCGGCGCTGGTCGCCGTCCGTGGCCCGCTGGTCACCGCCGACGCCCGGCACGGGGACTCCATCGCGGTCAACGGGGTCTGCCTGACCGTGGTGGACGTCTCCGACGGCGTCTTCACCGCGGACGTGATGGGCGAGACGCTGCGGCGCTCCGCGCTGGGCGCGCTGCGCCCGGGCGCCCCGGTCAACCTGGAACGCGCCGCCACGCTGGGCAGCCGGCTCGGCGGGCACCTGGTGCAGGGCCACGTCGACGGGGTCGGCGAGGTGCTCTCCCGGGAGCCGGCGGAGCAGTGGGAGACGGTCCGGTTCCGACTCCCGGCAGACCTGGCACGGTACGTGGTCGAGAAGGGCTCGATCACCGTTGACGGCGTGTCGCTGACCGTCGCCGGCGTCGGTGCGGACTGGTTCGCCGTCGGGCTCATCCCGACCACCCTGAAGCTGACCACGCTCGGCGCCCGAGGCGTCGGCGACCCGGTCAACCTCGAGGTGGACGTGCTGGCCAAGTACGTCGAGCGGCTGCTCGGCGACCGGACGGCCGAGGGCCCGGTCGGCGCGGGCGCGGTCGCTCCCGGGGGTCCCCTGGCGGCCGCCGGCCCGGCCGAGGCCGGTGGACCGGACGGCGTCGCGCCGGCGGGCGAGGTGGCCTGA
- the ribD gene encoding bifunctional diaminohydroxyphosphoribosylaminopyrimidine deaminase/5-amino-6-(5-phosphoribosylamino)uracil reductase RibD, translating into MAGVSVDEAMRRAIELGARGLGTTSPNPVVGCVLLDADGQVVGEGFHAYAGGPHAEIVALAQAGERARGGTAVVTLEPCDHTGRTGPCSLALVQAGVSRVVIAVPDPNPVASGGAATLRSAGVRVDVGVRGEEAEAGNIAWLTSMRRGWPYVIWKFAATVDGRSAAADGTSMWITSEAARMDVHALRGTVDAVVVGVGTVLADDPRLTARNLRDGSLAIRQPLRVVVDSAGRTPEGALVRDGAARTWIATAAEVGAGTDGRVDLPALLAALHQRGVRAVLLEGGPQLAGAFLAAGLVDKIVGYVAPRLLGAGPAALVDAGVTTIAEAIDLEFVDVTQIGPDLRITALPRKREG; encoded by the coding sequence ATGGCGGGCGTCTCCGTCGACGAGGCGATGCGTCGGGCGATCGAACTCGGCGCGCGCGGGCTCGGCACCACGAGCCCGAACCCGGTGGTCGGCTGTGTCCTGCTGGACGCCGACGGCCAGGTCGTCGGCGAGGGCTTCCACGCGTACGCCGGCGGGCCGCACGCCGAGATCGTCGCGCTCGCCCAGGCCGGGGAGCGAGCCCGTGGCGGCACCGCGGTGGTCACCCTGGAGCCCTGCGACCACACCGGTCGCACCGGCCCCTGCAGCCTCGCGCTCGTCCAGGCTGGGGTGTCCCGGGTGGTGATCGCCGTGCCCGACCCGAACCCGGTGGCCTCCGGCGGCGCGGCCACCCTGCGGTCGGCGGGCGTGCGGGTGGACGTCGGGGTACGCGGCGAGGAGGCCGAGGCCGGGAACATCGCCTGGTTGACCTCCATGCGCCGCGGCTGGCCGTACGTGATCTGGAAGTTCGCCGCGACCGTGGACGGCCGGTCGGCGGCGGCCGACGGGACCAGCATGTGGATCACCTCTGAGGCGGCCCGGATGGACGTGCACGCGCTGCGCGGCACGGTCGACGCGGTCGTCGTCGGGGTGGGCACCGTGCTCGCCGACGACCCCCGGCTGACCGCCCGCAACCTGCGCGACGGCAGCCTGGCCATCCGCCAGCCGCTGCGGGTGGTGGTGGACAGCGCGGGGCGTACCCCGGAGGGCGCCCTCGTCCGCGACGGCGCCGCGCGCACCTGGATCGCCACCGCCGCCGAGGTCGGCGCCGGCACGGACGGCCGGGTCGACCTACCGGCGCTGCTCGCGGCGCTGCACCAGCGCGGGGTCCGCGCGGTGCTGCTGGAGGGCGGGCCGCAGCTGGCCGGCGCGTTCCTGGCCGCCGGCCTGGTCGACAAGATCGTCGGGTACGTCGCGCCGCGGTTGCTCGGCGCCGGCCCGGCCGCGTTGGTCGACGCCGGTGTGACCACGATCGCGGAGGCCATCGATCTGGAGTTCGTCGACGTTACGCAGATCGGTCCGGATCTGCGGATCACCGCGCTGCCCCGGAAGAGGGAGGGCTGA
- a CDS encoding response regulator, protein MDPAGERPDVILVVDDDEDIARFVEFNLRLHGFEVIHASDGQEALEVIERQRPDLAVVDLMMPRIDGLELTRRLRADPMTSALPVIMLTAKGMTVDKVHGLSAGADDYLVKPFDTAELVARVSSTLRRNKEFREVSPLTGLPGNSRIRREIADRVRSGSDYAVGYIDIDRFKSVNDRYGFVRGDDFISALARSLHRAVVSVGLPPAFLGHVGGDDFVIVCSPDQVRPLTSRAVVDFEKAADTLYDPTDRERGFVELKDRRGNIRRAALVTLSIGVSLSDSGKRFTDPLEAIAVASEMKTVAKSQPGSYVAVDRRRGVT, encoded by the coding sequence GTGGACCCCGCCGGGGAGCGCCCGGACGTCATCCTCGTCGTCGACGACGACGAGGACATCGCGCGCTTCGTCGAGTTCAACCTGCGGCTGCACGGCTTCGAGGTGATCCACGCCAGCGACGGCCAGGAGGCGCTCGAGGTGATCGAGCGCCAGCGGCCGGACCTGGCGGTGGTCGACCTGATGATGCCCCGGATCGACGGCCTGGAGCTGACCCGGCGGCTGCGGGCCGACCCGATGACCTCCGCCCTGCCGGTGATCATGCTGACCGCCAAGGGCATGACCGTGGACAAGGTGCACGGCCTCAGCGCCGGCGCCGACGACTACCTGGTCAAGCCGTTCGACACCGCCGAGCTGGTCGCCCGGGTCAGCTCCACGCTGCGGCGCAACAAGGAGTTCCGCGAGGTCTCCCCGCTGACCGGGCTGCCCGGCAACAGCCGCATCCGCCGGGAGATCGCCGACCGGGTGCGCAGCGGCTCCGACTACGCCGTCGGCTACATCGACATCGACCGGTTCAAGAGCGTCAACGACCGGTACGGCTTCGTCCGCGGCGACGACTTCATCTCGGCGCTCGCCCGCAGCCTGCACCGGGCGGTGGTGTCGGTGGGGCTGCCACCGGCCTTCCTCGGGCACGTCGGCGGCGACGACTTCGTGATCGTCTGCTCCCCGGACCAGGTCCGGCCGCTGACCTCCCGGGCCGTGGTCGACTTCGAGAAGGCGGCCGACACGCTCTACGACCCGACCGACCGGGAGCGCGGCTTCGTCGAGCTGAAGGACCGGCGGGGCAACATCCGCCGGGCCGCCCTGGTCACCCTGTCGATCGGGGTCTCCCTCTCCGACTCGGGCAAGCGGTTCACCGACCCCCTCGAGGCCATCGCGGTGGCCAGCGAGATGAAGACGGTGGCCAAGAGCCAGCCCGGGTCGTACGTCGCGGTCGACCGGCGCCGCGGCGTCACGTGA
- the rpe gene encoding ribulose-phosphate 3-epimerase, whose protein sequence is MTVPPPIVAPSILAADFARLADEVRAVENAADWLHVDVMDNHFVPNLTIGLPVVQSLRAVTQIPFDVHLMIEDPRRWAPGYADAGAYNVTFHAEACDDPVALAKDLRSAGAKAGLAIDRDTAIEPYLELLPSFDTLLIMTIKAGFGGQRFIPQLLDKVRTARRHVSTGHLELRIEVDGGIAADTIEQAAAAGADAFVAGTAVYGADDPAEAVRRLRALAERAAPGA, encoded by the coding sequence GTGACCGTACCGCCGCCCATCGTCGCGCCCAGCATCCTCGCCGCCGACTTCGCCCGCCTCGCCGATGAGGTCCGTGCCGTCGAGAACGCCGCGGACTGGTTGCACGTCGACGTGATGGACAACCACTTCGTGCCGAACCTGACCATCGGGCTGCCGGTGGTGCAGAGTCTGCGGGCCGTGACCCAGATCCCGTTCGACGTGCACCTGATGATCGAGGATCCGCGGCGGTGGGCCCCCGGCTACGCCGACGCCGGGGCGTACAACGTCACGTTCCACGCCGAGGCGTGCGACGATCCCGTCGCGCTGGCCAAGGACCTCCGCTCGGCCGGTGCGAAGGCGGGGCTGGCGATCGACCGGGACACCGCGATCGAGCCGTACCTGGAACTGCTGCCGAGCTTCGACACGCTGCTGATCATGACGATCAAGGCCGGCTTCGGCGGGCAGCGCTTCATCCCGCAACTGCTGGACAAGGTCCGCACCGCCCGCCGGCACGTCTCCACCGGCCACCTCGAACTGCGCATCGAGGTCGACGGGGGGATCGCCGCCGACACCATCGAGCAGGCCGCCGCCGCCGGCGCCGACGCCTTCGTCGCCGGCACCGCCGTCTACGGCGCCGACGACCCCGCCGAGGCGGTACGCCGGCTGCGGGCCCTCGCGGAACGCGCGGCCCCCGGGGCCTGA
- a CDS encoding septum formation family protein → MRRWLGALALAGAAMVLLTGCLRPHGADGDLVDDWRAMPPPKIFIPATDTCLPRITSVVQASTYETVDCARNHLAEAVHVGAFTGLPAGPRPEPGSPALRTARAECDQRAREVLGGDWHSARLTLNIALPSTAAWAGGARWFRCDLSETDSIDNTRPVNRTGSLRGAMVGDSPLVHRCFDPKLIGENLNYMAPVLCSEPHRAEFVGVYVERDMSWAEFTATPGVTHQRCMALIAAFAAVPNNSDLAYRAGSIYYPPSQREWEEGDRGVRCFLWSDDRQLTRSMRGVGPQGLPAI, encoded by the coding sequence ATGCGACGGTGGCTCGGGGCGCTGGCGCTGGCCGGCGCGGCGATGGTCCTGCTGACCGGCTGCCTGCGACCGCACGGTGCGGACGGCGACCTGGTCGACGACTGGCGGGCGATGCCGCCGCCGAAGATCTTCATCCCGGCCACCGACACCTGCCTGCCCCGGATCACCTCCGTCGTGCAGGCCAGCACGTACGAGACGGTGGACTGCGCCCGCAACCACCTGGCGGAAGCCGTCCACGTCGGCGCGTTCACCGGGCTGCCCGCCGGCCCGCGTCCGGAGCCCGGTTCGCCGGCGCTGCGGACCGCGCGGGCCGAGTGCGACCAGCGGGCCCGGGAGGTGCTCGGCGGCGACTGGCACTCCGCCCGACTCACCCTCAACATCGCGCTGCCCTCCACGGCGGCCTGGGCCGGCGGCGCCCGGTGGTTCCGCTGCGACCTGAGCGAGACCGACAGCATCGACAACACCCGCCCGGTCAACCGCACCGGCAGCCTGCGCGGGGCGATGGTCGGCGACTCGCCACTCGTCCACCGCTGCTTCGACCCGAAGCTGATCGGCGAGAACCTCAACTACATGGCGCCGGTGCTCTGCAGCGAGCCGCACCGGGCCGAGTTCGTGGGCGTGTACGTCGAGCGGGACATGAGCTGGGCGGAGTTCACCGCCACCCCGGGCGTGACGCACCAGCGCTGCATGGCGCTGATCGCCGCCTTCGCCGCGGTGCCCAACAACAGCGACCTGGCGTACCGGGCCGGCTCCATCTACTACCCGCCGTCGCAGCGGGAGTGGGAGGAGGGCGACCGGGGGGTGCGCTGTTTCCTGTGGAGCGACGACCGGCAGTTGACCCGGTCGATGCGCGGCGTGGGTCCGCAGGGACTTCCCGCGATCTGA
- a CDS encoding septum formation family protein has product MRRWWTAVAVGAVAVLGLVGCAPAGLDADLTDDWPAPAAAQTFVPAAGVCHHAIQDVGYLTSYNPVACTESHRVETLHVGTLSGAGAERSTPPPAGSVGMRAARAECDREINKAVGADWRTGKLAVDVVFPSPPAWTGGARWFRCDVSETKGLDDTFVGLREGSLRDALKGDSKLAYRCFDPKLVKDDVDEMVPAACTGKHHAEFVGVYQAPDISYAEFTRTTLRIHKACQKMIADYVKVPNDNNLQYRAGTIFYHPFEQEWRNGNRGVQCFLWVSDRALTRSMKGAGTKGLPVT; this is encoded by the coding sequence ATGCGACGGTGGTGGACGGCGGTCGCCGTGGGCGCGGTGGCGGTGCTGGGTCTCGTCGGGTGCGCCCCGGCCGGCCTGGACGCGGACCTCACCGACGACTGGCCGGCGCCCGCGGCGGCGCAGACCTTCGTGCCCGCTGCCGGGGTCTGCCACCACGCCATCCAGGACGTCGGCTACCTGACCTCGTACAACCCGGTCGCGTGCACGGAGTCGCACCGGGTGGAGACGCTGCACGTCGGCACCCTCTCCGGCGCCGGCGCCGAGCGGAGCACGCCCCCGCCGGCTGGCTCGGTGGGCATGCGCGCCGCGCGGGCGGAATGCGACCGGGAGATCAACAAGGCCGTCGGCGCCGACTGGCGGACCGGCAAGCTGGCCGTCGACGTGGTGTTCCCGTCGCCCCCGGCGTGGACCGGCGGTGCCCGGTGGTTCCGCTGCGACGTCAGCGAGACCAAGGGCCTCGACGACACGTTCGTCGGCCTTCGGGAGGGCAGCCTGCGCGACGCGCTGAAGGGCGACTCGAAGCTGGCGTACCGCTGCTTCGACCCGAAGCTGGTAAAGGACGACGTCGACGAGATGGTGCCGGCCGCCTGCACGGGCAAGCACCACGCCGAGTTCGTCGGGGTGTACCAGGCGCCGGACATCAGCTACGCCGAGTTCACCCGGACCACGCTGCGCATCCACAAGGCGTGCCAGAAGATGATCGCCGACTACGTCAAGGTGCCGAACGACAACAACCTCCAGTACCGCGCCGGCACGATCTTCTACCACCCGTTCGAGCAGGAGTGGCGCAACGGCAACCGCGGCGTGCAGTGCTTCCTCTGGGTCAGCGACCGCGCCCTCACCCGCTCCATGAAGGGCGCCGGCACCAAGGGTCTCCCGGTCACCTGA
- a CDS encoding transcription antitermination factor NusB yields the protein MDRRTGRGGRPAVDLPRHAAYQAIAAVNRDDAFANLVLPAILREEGLVGRDAAFATELTYGTLRHLGTLDAILTAAAGRDVERIDPPVRDALRLGAYQLLHTRVPAHAAVSSTVDLVRAVGPGATGFANAVLREVAGRDADAWVQQLAPSIESDPIGHLALTYSHPQWIVRAFAEALGGDLGETARLLIEDNERPPVHLCARPGLADPIELADEVGGAPGAFSPYAVYLSGGAPGDLPAVAEGRAHVQDEGSQLVATALAAAPLNGPDGRWLDLCAGPGGKAGLLGALAAQRGARLTAVEVAEHRARLVEQATRGLPVTVLHTDGRGVGLEPKLPEEHFDRVLVDAPCTGLGSLRRRPESRWRRQPSDLPALTRLQRELLGAALRAVRPGGLVAYVTCSPHTVETHVTVTEAARRSGVPVDFVDARPLLPAGMPGLGDGPTVQLWPHRHGTDAMFLAVLRRT from the coding sequence ATGGACCGCCGCACCGGCCGGGGTGGCCGGCCGGCGGTGGACCTGCCGCGGCACGCGGCGTACCAGGCGATCGCCGCGGTCAACCGGGACGACGCGTTCGCCAACCTGGTCCTGCCGGCGATCCTCCGCGAGGAGGGGCTGGTCGGCCGGGACGCGGCCTTCGCCACCGAGCTGACCTACGGCACCCTGCGCCACCTCGGCACGCTGGACGCGATCCTCACCGCCGCCGCCGGCCGCGACGTGGAGCGCATCGACCCGCCGGTACGCGACGCGCTGCGCCTCGGGGCGTACCAGCTGCTGCACACCCGCGTCCCGGCGCACGCGGCGGTCTCCTCGACCGTCGACCTGGTCCGCGCGGTGGGCCCCGGCGCGACCGGCTTCGCCAACGCCGTGCTCCGCGAGGTCGCCGGCCGGGACGCCGACGCGTGGGTCCAGCAGCTCGCGCCGAGCATCGAGAGCGACCCGATCGGGCACCTGGCGCTGACCTACAGCCACCCACAGTGGATCGTGCGCGCCTTCGCCGAGGCGCTCGGCGGCGACCTCGGCGAGACCGCCCGGCTGCTGATCGAGGACAACGAACGCCCACCGGTGCACCTGTGCGCCCGCCCCGGCCTCGCCGACCCGATCGAGCTGGCCGACGAGGTCGGCGGCGCCCCGGGCGCCTTCTCGCCGTACGCGGTGTACCTGTCCGGCGGCGCGCCGGGCGACCTGCCGGCGGTGGCCGAGGGCCGCGCCCACGTCCAGGACGAGGGTTCCCAGCTGGTGGCGACCGCGCTGGCGGCGGCGCCGCTGAACGGCCCGGACGGGCGCTGGCTGGACCTCTGCGCCGGCCCCGGCGGCAAGGCCGGGCTGCTCGGCGCCCTCGCCGCCCAGCGCGGCGCCCGGCTGACCGCGGTCGAGGTGGCCGAGCACCGCGCCCGGCTGGTCGAGCAGGCCACCCGGGGCCTGCCGGTGACCGTGCTGCACACCGACGGACGCGGTGTGGGGCTGGAGCCGAAGCTGCCGGAGGAGCACTTCGACCGGGTGCTGGTCGACGCGCCCTGCACCGGCCTGGGCTCGCTGCGCCGGCGGCCGGAGTCCCGCTGGCGGCGGCAGCCGTCGGACCTTCCCGCGCTGACCCGGTTGCAGCGCGAGCTGCTCGGGGCCGCGCTGCGCGCGGTGCGCCCCGGTGGCCTGGTCGCCTATGTCACCTGCTCGCCGCACACGGTGGAGACGCACGTGACGGTCACCGAGGCGGCCCGTCGCTCCGGGGTGCCGGTGGACTTCGTCGACGCCCGGCCGCTGCTGCCGGCCGGCATGCCGGGGTTGGGTGACGGCCCGACGGTGCAGCTGTGGCCACACCGGCACGGCACCGACGCGATGTTCCTCGCCGTCCTGCGCCGGACCTGA
- the fmt gene encoding methionyl-tRNA formyltransferase — MRVIFAGTPAVAVPALAAVADSGHELVAVVTRPDAPAGRGRGLSRSPVGAWADEHGVEVLTPARPREPEFLDRLRELAPDCVPVVAYGALVPPAALEIPRHGWVNLHFSLLPAWRGAAPVQHAVLHGDELTGASVFQLEEGLDTGPVYGTLTDEIRPSDTSGDLLERLAQSGAGLLVAVLDAISDGTARAEAQPADGVSLAPKLTVEDARVRWSDPAFAVDRRIRACTPAPGPWTTFRDERVKLGPVTPVANGPDLKPGELLVEKSRVLAGTATVPVQLGEVRAAGKRAMPATDWARGVRVAAGEVLA; from the coding sequence GTGCGCGTGATCTTCGCCGGCACGCCGGCCGTCGCCGTCCCCGCCCTGGCCGCCGTCGCCGACTCCGGGCACGAGCTGGTCGCCGTGGTCACCCGTCCCGACGCGCCCGCCGGGCGGGGTCGCGGCCTGTCCCGCTCCCCGGTGGGGGCGTGGGCCGACGAGCACGGCGTCGAGGTGCTCACCCCGGCCCGCCCGCGCGAGCCGGAGTTCCTGGACCGGCTGCGCGAGCTGGCACCGGACTGCGTGCCGGTGGTCGCCTACGGGGCGCTCGTGCCACCGGCCGCGCTGGAGATCCCGCGCCACGGGTGGGTGAACCTGCACTTCTCGCTGTTGCCGGCCTGGCGCGGCGCGGCGCCCGTGCAGCACGCCGTGCTGCACGGCGACGAGCTGACCGGGGCCAGCGTCTTCCAGCTCGAGGAGGGGTTGGACACCGGGCCGGTCTACGGCACGCTGACCGACGAGATCCGCCCGAGCGACACCTCGGGCGACCTGTTGGAGCGGCTGGCCCAGTCCGGCGCCGGCCTGCTGGTGGCGGTGCTCGACGCGATCTCCGACGGCACCGCGCGGGCCGAGGCGCAGCCGGCCGACGGGGTGTCGCTGGCGCCGAAGCTGACCGTCGAAGACGCCCGGGTGCGCTGGAGCGATCCGGCCTTCGCCGTGGACCGGCGGATCCGGGCCTGCACCCCGGCGCCGGGCCCGTGGACCACCTTCCGCGACGAGCGGGTCAAGCTGGGTCCGGTGACGCCGGTGGCGAACGGCCCCGACCTCAAGCCGGGCGAGCTGCTGGTGGAGAAGTCCCGGGTGCTGGCCGGCACCGCCACCGTTCCGGTGCAGCTGGGTGAGGTGCGGGCGGCCGGCAAGCGGGCGATGCCGGCGACCGACTGGGCGCGCGGCGTCCGGGTCGCAGCCGGCGAGGTCCTGGCGTGA
- the def gene encoding peptide deformylase, with amino-acid sequence MTVQPIRLFGDPVLRTPADPVVDFDAELRRLIADLTDTMREQNGAGLAAPQLGVGLRVFTFDVDDVLGHLVNPVLEFPDAEEQDGPEGCLSIPGLYFDTKRRQNVVAKGFNGYGDPVQIVGTGLMSRCVQHETDHLDGVLFVDRLDPAGRKEAMKAIRQAEWYDVAAPPVVKLSPHAASADSPFGLGR; translated from the coding sequence GTGACCGTCCAGCCCATCCGTCTGTTCGGGGATCCGGTGCTGCGCACGCCGGCCGATCCGGTGGTCGACTTCGACGCCGAGCTGCGTCGGCTCATCGCCGACCTGACCGACACCATGCGTGAGCAGAACGGCGCCGGCCTGGCCGCGCCGCAGCTCGGCGTGGGCCTTCGGGTGTTCACCTTCGACGTCGACGACGTCCTCGGCCACCTGGTCAACCCCGTCCTGGAGTTTCCGGACGCCGAGGAGCAGGACGGCCCGGAGGGCTGCCTCTCCATCCCCGGGCTCTACTTCGACACGAAGCGCCGGCAGAACGTGGTCGCCAAGGGCTTCAACGGCTACGGCGACCCGGTGCAGATCGTCGGCACCGGCCTGATGTCCCGCTGCGTGCAGCACGAGACCGACCACCTCGACGGCGTGCTCTTCGTCGACCGCCTCGACCCGGCCGGGCGCAAGGAGGCGATGAAGGCGATCCGCCAGGCGGAGTGGTACGACGTGGCCGCCCCGCCGGTCGTCAAGCTCAGCCCGCACGCCGCGAGCGCGGACAGCCCCTTCGGCCTGGGTCGGTGA